From Vigna unguiculata cultivar IT97K-499-35 chromosome 5, ASM411807v1, whole genome shotgun sequence, the proteins below share one genomic window:
- the LOC114183458 gene encoding transcription factor MYB16-like: protein MGRSPCCDKVGLKKGPWTPEEDQKLLAYIEEHGHGSWRALPAKAGLERCGKSCRLRWTNYLRPDIKRGKFSMQEEQTIIQLHALLGNRWSAIATHLPKRTDNEIKNYWNTHLKKRLDKMGIDPVTHKPKNDAILSTTEGHSKSASNLSHMAQWESARLEAEARLVRESKLRTSHSSSPSLQHSLIGTSASSSSSSAPLLPSSTPSLDHAWNNGCSTSTVATRVSDLESPTSTLSENNAPPIMTSVIEFVGSSERGTVKEEGEREWNKGFHEYKDGGMENSMPFTSSLHELTVTMATTWGSSTTSAHAHAHGHVSEEGFTNLLLNSNSDHRSLSPEGGAESNNNCHGNGSDGHNNGNHNELYEDNKIYWNNILNLMNCSSPSDSPMF from the exons ATGGGACGATCACCATGCTGTGACAAGGTGGGGCTGAAGAAAGGGCCATGGACGCCGGAGGAAGATCAGAAGCTCTTGGCGTATATTGAAGAACACGGCCATGGAAGCTGGCGTGCTTTGCCAGCAAAAGCTG GACTTGAGAGGTGTGGCAAGAGCTGCAGATTGAGATGGACTAATTATCTAAGGCCTGATATTAAGAGGGGAAAGTTCAGTATGCAAGAAGAACAAACCATCATTCAACTCCATGCACTCTTAGGGAACAG GTGGTCGGCAATAGCAACACATTTGCCAAAGAGAACAGATAATGAGATAAAGAACTACTGGAACACGCATCTGAAGAAAAGGTTAGACAAAATGGGTATTGATCCGGTGACTCACAAGCCCAAGAACGATGCCATTCTCTCCACCACCGAAGGCCATTCCAAGAGTGCATCCAACCTAAGCCACATGGCTCAGTGGGAGAGTGCCAGACTCGAAGCAGAAGCAAGATTGGTCAGAGAATCAAAACTACGTACCTCACATTCATCATCACCCTCATTGCAGCATTCTCTAATTGGCACTTCTGCATCATCATCGTCTTCTTCGGCTCCACTGTTACCCTCCTCAACACCTTCTCTCGATCATGCTTGGAACAATGGTTGTAGTACTAGTACGGTTGCCACCAGGGTCAGTGACCTTGAGTCCCCCACTTCTACCTTATCTGAGAACAACGCGCCACCGATTATGACTAGTGTGATTGAGTTTGTTGGTTCTTCTGAGAGAGGGACGGTGAAGGAAGAAGGAGAGCGAGAATGGAACAAAGGTTTTCATGAATACAAAGATGGTGGTATGGAAAATTCCATGCCCTTCACGTCTAGTCTGCATGAGTTGACAGTGACCATGGCAACCACGTGGGGTTCCAGCACTACCAGTGCACATGCACATGCACATGGACATGTTTCTGAGGAGGGATTCACCAACCTTTTGCTCAATTCTAACTCCGATCACCGGAGCTTGTCGCCGGAGGGTGGTGCAGAGTCTAATAATAATTGTCATGGTAATGGTAGTGATGGTCATAACAACGGTAACCATAACGAGTTATACGAAGATAACAAGATCTATTGGAACAACATTCTTAATTTGATGAACTGTTCTTCCCCTTCGGATTCACCCATGTTCTGA